The genomic stretch AGTAATCATTGCGCGAATATGTAAATCGGCAACATCTCGTGCATCTACTACGTTTAACGGAATATTTATGATACGTTTCATAGAACCATTTAACAGATTTTTTAATAAGTCAAAGCTTCCGGAGACATGACTGCTTTGTGATGGACCAAAAATGGCAACCGGATTGATGGTAGCAAATTCCAATTCTGTTTCATTTTCCATGAATTTCCAAGCTTCTTTTTCTGCAATTAGTTTAGATTTTTCATATGCTGACAAACCCTTAGCGAGTTCATCGGTCCAATATGCTTCTGTTGTAATGCTATTTTTATCTGCGTTGCTAAAACCAATAGCGCCAAAATTCGAAGTCATAACTACTCGTTTTACTTTTGCCTCTTTTGCGGCCTGTAAAATTCTTGTAATACCTTCTATTGCTGGGCGTATTAATTCTTCTTCATTTTTAAATTTACCGAAAAATACTGGAGATGCGACACTTAGCACATATTTACAATCGAGCATTGCTTCTTTCCATCCTTCATCTTTGGATAAATCAAGTTCGACAAAGGATAATTGCGTAAAATCCGTTATTCCATTATTTTGCAGTACTTCTATTACTTTTTCTTTGCTTTTTAAAGAGCGTACGGTTGTTTTGACTTGATAGCCTTGTTGCAATAAT from Listeria monocytogenes ATCC 19117 encodes the following:
- a CDS encoding SDR family oxidoreductase — its product is MKNNVLVTGGTGFLGMHIIFQLLQQGYQVKTTVRSLKSKEKVIEVLQNNGITDFTQLSFVELDLSKDEGWKEAMLDCKYVLSVASPVFFGKFKNEEELIRPAIEGITRILQAAKEAKVKRVVMTSNFGAIGFSNADKNSITTEAYWTDELAKGLSAYEKSKLIAEKEAWKFMENETELEFATINPVAIFGPSQSSHVSGSFDLLKNLLNGSMKRIINIPLNVVDARDVADLHIRAMITPEANGERFIASADGEISMADIAHLLQRERPELVSKMPKKTLPNAAIRAAAIFSKHAKEGELMINMNRQISNSKARDLLGWQPISTKEEAVLAAVDSLAKYGLLD